TGCGCGACGCGCGCGATCATCCGGCCGCAAACGACGGTCAGTCCACCAGCAGCACGTCCACGGCGACGCCGAGCTTCTGCTTCGGCGAGCCGACGATGATACCATCCACGGGCGACTCATCGGAGAAATCCCGACCGACCCCCAGGACGATGTGATCGTTGGCGACCAGCAGATCGTTGGTCGGATCGAAGTCGATCCAGCCGAGCTCCGCCCCGCACCACAGCGACACCCAGGCATGCGTCGCATCCGCGCCCTGCAAGCGCGGCTGCCCCGCGGGCGGAATGGTGCGCAGATAACCGCTGACATAGGCCGCCGGCAGGCCGAGCCCGCGCAGCCCTGCGATCATCACATGGGCAAAATCCTGGCAGACGCCGTGGCGCTTGTCGAAAACCTCGTTGAGCGGCGTCGAAATCACGGTGGCCTTGGGGTCGTAGCGAAACTCGGTGCGGATGCGATGCATGAGATCGACCGCACCGGCGAGGATGGCCGTGCCCGACGCGAAGCTCTCGGCAGCATAGGCACTGACCGGACGCAGCACTGGCACCAGCGGGCTCGCAAAGACATAACCGACCGGCGAAGACGGCCCGAGGCTCGTCGCTTCAAACGCGATGTCGCGAATGCTCTCCCAAGGCGGGCTCACGGCATCGCGCGCAGGCGGCTTGCGATCGACGGAAACGCGCGAGCGCGAGTCGATGCGCAAATTGCGATGCGCGGCCTCGATCACCACGCTCTCGGTCAGCGTGCCGAAGAAGTCGCGGCGGACGTGGCGCTCGGACGGACGTGGACGGATCTCGACCTTGTGCGAGATCAGCTCCTGACCTTTGCCGTCCTTCGGCTCGAGCCGCAGCGTGCAGCGGGCGAAGCTGACCGGGCTCTCATACTCGTAGGTGGTGACGTGCCGGATGTCGTAGATCACGCAAGCCCCGTCAGCTTTTCCGGCCGGCTCGCATTCGGGCCGTGCGGGAAATAATGCAGCCCGATCGCCTCGGCGAGGCTGAGCAGGTCCTGCTCCAGCGCGAACAGCGTCTTGACCTCGAGCTTCTCGGCTTCCGCGGTCGCCAGCATGGACTGCACCGCCACCGCAAGCCGCTGCGGCTGCTCGATCAGGCCATGCTCCTTCAGGCTCGGCAGTGCCGCGATATGCTCGTTCAAGGTCGCCACCTGGAAGGCGACCGAGCGCGGATTGTAGCTGTCGAGCACCGCGAGGTCGCGCACCGGCGCCAGGATCGGCGCCAGCAGATAGCGCGAGCGATAGGTGATCTGGGAATCCACCAGCGTCAGCAGGATGTCGAGGTCCTCGTCGCCGGCCTCGTCATAGGCGAACTGCCGGGCAAAGCGCGCGGTGTTGATGGCGCGCTCGGTGCGACGGCCGATGTCGAGGAAGCGCCAGCCGGCGGCGCGATTCATGTTTTCCTGCGCAAGACCTGCGAAGCTCGCAAGTTCCTGCAAGGTCAGCTCGGCCGCGCTCAGCACGCTGTCGTCGTCCTCGACCTCGTAAGAGAGGCGGTCGGCCATCTCGGTGATGACCTGCCAGGCGTCGGGCGACAGCCGCTCGCGCAAGGAGGTCGCCGTACGCAGCGCCGAGCGTACCAGCGACAGCGCCGAGCCGAAACGCGCCTCGCTCTGCAAGGCTTCGGCGACGATGCGCCCCGGCGCCGCGCGCGAGGTCTGCGAGATCGCGCCCCAGGTCACCAGCAGGCGCTGGATCCGTTCGGCCGATTGCAGCGAGGCCGCGGTGCCCTTGTTGGGTCCGCTCGGCGAGCCCAGCGCACGCACCAGCCGCAGCGTCGCTTCGGCACGTTCGAGATAGCGGCCGAGCCAGAACAGATTGTCGGCGGCGCGGCTTGGCAGCACGCCGGCGATGCGGCGAATGCGCACCTTGTCGGTCGCCGGCAACAGCGACGCGGTGGAGACCTTCTTCTCCGAGACCACCCAGACGTCGGCGGCACGGGCGCCGTCGCCCATCGACACCGCGCGCGCATCCGCCTGCTCGGCGATCCGGCAGAAGCCGCCGGGCATGATGGCCCAGCCGTCCGGTGTTGCGGCCGCAAACACGCGCAGCACGAAGGGACGCGGCGTGAGCTGGCCCTGCTCCCACACCGGCATGGTGGAGAGACGCACCACCTCCTGGCCGACATAATCCATGCCGCGCGCGCTGATGGCCTCGACCAGGCGCTTGTGTCCGGCGGCGTCGAGCTCGCTCGCGAGCACCGGACCGTTGCTCTCGAAGCCGGGAACGCCGCGGCCGTAAGCGCCTTCGATCGCGACCTCGTCGAGCCGCGACAGCACCTCGTCGCGCGCCGAGCGCTGCCCGCACCACCAGGTCGCGATATGCGGCATCTTCAGCTCTTCGCCGAGCAGGCGACGGCTGAGCGCCGGCAGGAAACCGAGCAGCGCCCTCGCCTCCAACACGCCGGAGCCTGGCATGTTGGCGACCACGACGCCGTCCTTGCGCAGCACGTCGATCAGGCCGGGAACGCCGAGATGCGAGGAGGCATCGAGCTCGAGCGGATCGAGCGAGTTGGAATCGACGCGGCGAAGCAACACGTCGAGCCGCTTCAACCCAGCGACGGTGCGGATGTGGATGCGATTGTCGCTGACGGCGAGATCGTCGCCCTCGACCAGCAGGAAGCCGAGATAGCGCGCCAGCGTCGCGTGCTCGAAATAGGTTTCGCTGAAGCTGCCGGGCGTGAGCACGCCGATCCGCGGCTCATCGCGATCAGCACGCGCGCGAAGCGAGTCGCGGAACGCCTCGAAGAACGGCGCGACGCGCGGCACGTTCATCGACTTGTAGAGATCGGAGAAGGCGCGCGACAGCACCAGCCGGTTCTCCAGCGCATAGCCCGCGCCCGACGGCGCCTGCGTGCGGTCGCCGAGCACCCACCAGCGGCCATCGGGCCCGCGGCCGACATCGGCGGCATAGAGCGAGAGATAGCGCCCGCCCGGGGGCGGCACGCCGCAGACGGGGCGCAGATATTCGGGGCTGCCGGCGATCACGCCCGCGGGCAGCGCGCCTTCCGCGACCAGCCGGCCCTCGCCATAAACGTCGCGCAGCACGAGCTCCAAAAGCTCGGCGCGCTGGGTGATGCCGTCGGAGAGCTGCTTCCAGTCGGCCTCATCGATCAGAAGCGGCAAATGGCTGATCGACCAGGGCCGGTCGGCGCTGTCGCCGGGGGCGCGGTAGGTGACGCCGGCCTCGCGGAGGTGACGGTCGGCCATGCCGAAGCGCCGCTCGACCTCGTCGGTCGCGAGTGCTCCGAAAGCATCGAAGAAGCGGCTCCAGACCGCGCGCGGGGCGCCGTCAGCCCCCAGGAATTCGTCGGGGATGCCGAGCAGGCGGCGATAGTCGCGGACCCATTGCGCAAGGCGGCGCTGGCCTTCGCGCTGACCTTGCGCCCTACCGGCCTTGTCCTGTTCGGCTGCGCCCTCGCCCATGCGCCTCTCCCTGCCCCACCATCATACTCATTGCAGGAGCGGTGTCCGCAAGTCGAGGGTCAGCGGAAATTCATTTGTGCGTTCCTCGGGCGGCGGCTGCATCGGGCCGGGCGTATGGCCGTGGTCCTGGAAGCGCGCCAGCCGCCGCGCCTCGGCCTCGTAGGTGTTGACCGGCTTGGTGTCGTAGCTGCGCCCGCCGGGATGGGCGACGTGATAGACGCAGCCGCCGAGCGAGCGGCCGTTCCAGGTATCGATCAGATCAAAGGTCAAGGGCGCGTGGACCGGGATGGTCGGGTGCAGGCCGGATGCCGGCTGCCAGGCCTTGAAGCGGACGCCGGCGACGGCCTCCCCGGAGCGTCCGGCCGAGGTCATCGGCAGGCGGCGGCCGTTGCAGGTGACGATGTGGCGGCCTTCGACGAAGCCCTCGGCCTTGACCTGAAGCCGCTCAACCGACGAGTCGACATAGCGCA
This portion of the Bradyrhizobium diazoefficiens genome encodes:
- a CDS encoding circularly permuted type 2 ATP-grasp protein gives rise to the protein MGEGAAEQDKAGRAQGQREGQRRLAQWVRDYRRLLGIPDEFLGADGAPRAVWSRFFDAFGALATDEVERRFGMADRHLREAGVTYRAPGDSADRPWSISHLPLLIDEADWKQLSDGITQRAELLELVLRDVYGEGRLVAEGALPAGVIAGSPEYLRPVCGVPPPGGRYLSLYAADVGRGPDGRWWVLGDRTQAPSGAGYALENRLVLSRAFSDLYKSMNVPRVAPFFEAFRDSLRARADRDEPRIGVLTPGSFSETYFEHATLARYLGFLLVEGDDLAVSDNRIHIRTVAGLKRLDVLLRRVDSNSLDPLELDASSHLGVPGLIDVLRKDGVVVANMPGSGVLEARALLGFLPALSRRLLGEELKMPHIATWWCGQRSARDEVLSRLDEVAIEGAYGRGVPGFESNGPVLASELDAAGHKRLVEAISARGMDYVGQEVVRLSTMPVWEQGQLTPRPFVLRVFAAATPDGWAIMPGGFCRIAEQADARAVSMGDGARAADVWVVSEKKVSTASLLPATDKVRIRRIAGVLPSRAADNLFWLGRYLERAEATLRLVRALGSPSGPNKGTAASLQSAERIQRLLVTWGAISQTSRAAPGRIVAEALQSEARFGSALSLVRSALRTATSLRERLSPDAWQVITEMADRLSYEVEDDDSVLSAAELTLQELASFAGLAQENMNRAAGWRFLDIGRRTERAINTARFARQFAYDEAGDEDLDILLTLVDSQITYRSRYLLAPILAPVRDLAVLDSYNPRSVAFQVATLNEHIAALPSLKEHGLIEQPQRLAVAVQSMLATAEAEKLEVKTLFALEQDLLSLAEAIGLHYFPHGPNASRPEKLTGLA
- a CDS encoding transglutaminase family protein; this encodes MIYDIRHVTTYEYESPVSFARCTLRLEPKDGKGQELISHKVEIRPRPSERHVRRDFFGTLTESVVIEAAHRNLRIDSRSRVSVDRKPPARDAVSPPWESIRDIAFEATSLGPSSPVGYVFASPLVPVLRPVSAYAAESFASGTAILAGAVDLMHRIRTEFRYDPKATVISTPLNEVFDKRHGVCQDFAHVMIAGLRGLGLPAAYVSGYLRTIPPAGQPRLQGADATHAWVSLWCGAELGWIDFDPTNDLLVANDHIVLGVGRDFSDESPVDGIIVGSPKQKLGVAVDVLLVD